The proteins below come from a single Microthrixaceae bacterium genomic window:
- the gltB gene encoding glutamate synthase large subunit: MSAVSFPSGQPVTIGRSAEHRADVAATGLPAATGLPAATGLYDPRFEHDACGVSFVAQLDGTRSHRLVEQAIASLCNLEHRGATGAEANTGDGAGILLQVPDEFLREVVEFELPPAGAYAVGNLFLPGNAAAADKAAAEADAIFAAEGLTVLGWRELPTDADRADLGDAARSAMPTFRQIFVSGPNGESGIDLDRLVYVARKQVEHQVLNDDGTAAISVPSLSSRTLVYKGMLTTPQLGLFFDDLHDERVLSAIALVHSRFSTNTFPSWPLAHPYRFVAHNGEINTVQGNQNWMRAREAMLASELLDIGPSNIDKISPVCTPGASDTARFDEALELLHLGGYELPHAVLMMIPEAWENHESMDPARRAFYQFHSCLMEPWDGPASVVFTDGTVVGAVLDRNGLRPSRYWVTEDGLVVMASEVGTLDIDPASVVEKGRLQPGKMFLIDTDEGRIIGDDEIKSRLAAAKPYQQWLDDNLVHLADLPEVAHVTELESDTRRDQRKFGYTHEELKIILDPMARTGVEPLGSMGTDTPLAVLSNRSRSLFDYFAQLFAQVTNPPLDAIREELVTSVGRVVGPERNLLDPQPESARLITLPRPIIDNDELLKIEHIAELHIGQRTKRLSCLYPVAEGGEGLRRALDQLCTEASKAIEQGYTILLLSDWRSNDELAPIPALLFTSAVHHHLIRDRTRTKVGIVVETGEAREVHHFALLLGYGAAAVNPYLAFDSIEHRIANGLMEGITYEKAVANYIKAVSKGVLKVMSKMGISTVASYTGAQIFEAIGLGQELVDTYFTGTVSRLGGIDLDVIAAEVAARHASAYPKVPEERSHRDLDYGGEYQWRREGEYHLFNPKTVYKLQHSTRTGQYKVFKEYTGMVNDQSRNLATLRGLFELDVDESRSIPIGEVESVDEIVKRFSTGAMSYGSISQEAHETLAVAMNRLGAKSNTGEGGEDPERLHDPVRRSAIKQVASGRFGVTSEYLTNADDIQIKMAQGAKPGEGGQLPAHKVYPWVAKTRHSTPGVGLISPPPHHDIYSIEDLAQLIHDLKNSNPAARIHVKLVAEVGVGTVAAGVAKAKSDVVLISGHDGGTGASPLTSLKHAGGPWELGLAETQQTLLLNGLRDRIVVQTDGQLKTGRDVIVAALLGAEEFGFATAPLVVSGCIMMRVCHLDTCPVGVATQNPVLRERFSGQPEFVENFMRYIAEEVREYLAALGYRTLEEAIGRVERLDTSAAIDHWKASGLDLTPILTPVVVRADAALHNTTTQDHGLDRALDQWLIEGAAPALDDAEPVRLRHLIRNVNRTVGTLLGHEVTKRYGGEGLPEDTIEVDLVGSAGNSFGAFIPRGVTLRLEGDANDYVGKGLSGGRIVVRPPASSTFVATDNVIAGNVIGYGATGGEVFLRGRVGERFAVRNSGATLVVEGVGDHGCEYMTGGRVIVLGETGRNFGAGMSGGIAFVYDPDTTFGSRLNTEMVAIEDLTADDEAFLTATIGRHLAETGSDVAQLVLNDPAALGSFRKVMPTDYRRVLDAIAVAEQTGADVDDAVMAAARA, translated from the coding sequence ATGTCCGCAGTTTCCTTTCCATCCGGCCAACCCGTGACGATCGGCCGTTCGGCCGAGCACCGTGCCGACGTCGCCGCGACGGGACTGCCCGCAGCGACAGGACTCCCCGCGGCCACCGGACTGTACGACCCGCGTTTCGAACACGACGCCTGCGGCGTGAGCTTTGTGGCCCAACTCGACGGCACACGCTCCCATCGACTCGTCGAACAGGCCATCGCCTCGCTGTGCAACCTCGAACACCGCGGCGCCACCGGGGCCGAGGCCAACACCGGCGACGGCGCCGGCATCTTGTTGCAGGTGCCCGACGAGTTTCTCCGCGAGGTCGTCGAGTTCGAGCTTCCGCCTGCCGGAGCCTATGCCGTGGGCAACCTGTTTCTACCCGGCAACGCTGCCGCCGCGGACAAGGCCGCGGCCGAGGCCGATGCCATCTTCGCCGCCGAAGGTCTGACGGTGCTCGGATGGCGAGAGCTGCCCACCGACGCCGATCGCGCCGACCTCGGCGACGCCGCCCGTTCGGCGATGCCGACCTTTCGGCAGATCTTCGTGTCCGGCCCCAACGGCGAGTCCGGCATCGACCTCGACCGCCTGGTGTACGTCGCGCGCAAGCAGGTGGAACATCAGGTTCTCAACGATGACGGCACCGCGGCGATCTCGGTTCCGTCGCTGTCGAGTCGAACCCTCGTCTACAAGGGGATGTTGACCACCCCGCAGCTCGGATTGTTCTTCGACGATCTCCACGACGAGCGGGTGTTGTCGGCCATCGCCCTGGTCCACTCGAGGTTCTCCACCAACACCTTCCCTTCGTGGCCCCTGGCCCACCCCTACCGGTTCGTGGCCCACAACGGCGAGATCAACACGGTGCAGGGCAACCAGAACTGGATGCGCGCCCGCGAGGCGATGCTGGCCAGCGAACTGCTCGACATCGGTCCGAGCAACATCGACAAGATCTCGCCCGTGTGCACCCCCGGTGCGTCCGACACCGCACGCTTCGACGAGGCCCTCGAACTGCTGCACCTCGGCGGCTACGAGTTGCCCCACGCCGTGTTGATGATGATCCCCGAGGCGTGGGAGAACCACGAGTCGATGGACCCGGCCCGCCGCGCCTTTTATCAGTTCCATTCCTGTCTGATGGAGCCGTGGGACGGCCCGGCCTCGGTGGTGTTCACCGACGGCACCGTCGTGGGCGCCGTGCTCGACCGCAACGGCCTACGCCCAAGCCGCTACTGGGTGACCGAAGACGGACTCGTCGTGATGGCCTCCGAGGTCGGCACCCTCGACATCGACCCGGCGTCGGTGGTCGAAAAGGGGCGCCTCCAGCCCGGAAAGATGTTCCTGATCGACACCGACGAAGGGCGCATCATCGGAGACGACGAGATCAAGTCACGCCTTGCTGCCGCCAAGCCCTACCAGCAGTGGCTCGACGACAACCTCGTCCACCTCGCCGATCTGCCCGAGGTCGCGCACGTGACCGAACTCGAGTCCGACACCCGTCGCGACCAGCGCAAGTTCGGCTACACCCATGAGGAGCTCAAGATCATCCTCGACCCGATGGCACGAACCGGCGTCGAACCGCTCGGCTCGATGGGGACCGACACGCCCCTCGCGGTGTTGTCGAATCGCAGCCGTTCGCTGTTCGACTACTTCGCTCAGCTCTTCGCCCAGGTCACCAACCCGCCCCTCGACGCGATCCGTGAGGAACTCGTCACCAGCGTCGGGCGCGTCGTGGGTCCGGAACGCAACCTGCTCGATCCCCAGCCCGAGTCGGCGCGTCTGATCACGTTGCCCCGGCCGATCATCGACAACGACGAGCTGTTGAAGATCGAACACATCGCGGAGCTGCACATCGGTCAGCGAACCAAGCGGTTGAGCTGCCTGTATCCGGTCGCCGAAGGTGGCGAAGGGCTGCGTCGGGCGCTCGATCAGCTCTGCACCGAGGCCTCCAAGGCGATCGAACAGGGCTACACGATCCTGTTGCTGTCCGACTGGCGCTCCAACGACGAACTGGCCCCGATCCCCGCACTGTTGTTCACCTCGGCCGTGCACCACCACCTGATCCGCGATCGCACCCGAACCAAGGTCGGCATCGTGGTCGAGACCGGCGAGGCCCGCGAGGTTCACCACTTCGCCCTGTTGCTGGGCTACGGCGCCGCGGCCGTCAACCCGTACCTCGCCTTCGACTCCATCGAACACCGCATCGCGAACGGTCTGATGGAGGGGATCACCTACGAAAAGGCCGTCGCCAACTACATCAAAGCGGTGTCCAAGGGGGTGCTGAAGGTCATGTCCAAGATGGGCATCTCGACCGTCGCGTCCTACACCGGGGCCCAGATCTTCGAAGCCATCGGTCTCGGCCAGGAACTCGTCGACACGTACTTCACGGGCACGGTGAGTCGCCTCGGCGGTATCGACCTCGACGTCATCGCCGCGGAGGTCGCCGCCCGCCACGCCTCGGCCTACCCGAAGGTGCCCGAGGAACGCAGCCACCGCGACCTCGACTACGGCGGCGAATATCAGTGGCGTCGTGAGGGTGAATATCACCTGTTCAACCCCAAGACGGTCTACAAGCTGCAGCACTCGACCCGGACGGGCCAATACAAGGTGTTCAAGGAATACACCGGCATGGTCAACGACCAGTCGCGGAACCTCGCCACCCTCCGCGGCCTGTTCGAACTCGATGTCGACGAGTCCCGTTCCATTCCCATCGGCGAGGTCGAATCGGTCGACGAGATCGTCAAACGCTTTTCGACCGGTGCCATGTCGTACGGGTCGATCAGCCAGGAAGCGCACGAGACCCTGGCGGTCGCCATGAACCGGCTCGGCGCGAAGTCGAACACCGGCGAAGGCGGCGAGGACCCCGAACGATTGCACGATCCGGTGCGGCGCTCCGCCATCAAGCAGGTGGCGTCCGGGCGCTTCGGGGTGACCTCGGAGTATCTGACCAACGCCGATGACATCCAGATCAAGATGGCTCAGGGGGCCAAGCCCGGTGAAGGCGGTCAGCTTCCGGCCCACAAGGTGTATCCGTGGGTCGCCAAGACCCGTCACTCGACCCCGGGTGTCGGACTCATCAGCCCGCCGCCTCACCACGACATCTACTCGATCGAAGACCTCGCGCAGCTCATCCACGACCTCAAGAATTCGAATCCGGCCGCACGTATCCACGTAAAGCTGGTCGCCGAGGTGGGGGTCGGCACCGTCGCCGCAGGTGTGGCGAAGGCCAAGTCCGACGTCGTGCTCATCAGTGGTCACGACGGCGGCACGGGCGCCTCACCGCTCACCTCGCTCAAGCATGCCGGCGGGCCGTGGGAACTCGGATTGGCCGAAACGCAGCAGACCCTGCTGTTGAACGGGCTGCGCGACCGGATCGTGGTGCAGACCGACGGGCAACTCAAGACGGGCCGTGACGTCATCGTCGCCGCGTTGCTCGGCGCCGAGGAGTTCGGCTTCGCCACCGCCCCGCTCGTGGTCAGCGGTTGCATCATGATGCGCGTCTGTCACCTCGACACCTGCCCGGTCGGGGTCGCGACACAGAACCCGGTGCTTCGTGAGCGCTTCAGTGGCCAACCGGAGTTCGTCGAGAACTTCATGCGCTATATCGCCGAGGAGGTGCGCGAATATCTCGCAGCGCTCGGCTACCGCACGCTCGAAGAGGCCATCGGCAGGGTCGAACGTCTCGACACCTCCGCAGCGATCGACCACTGGAAGGCCTCCGGGCTCGATCTGACGCCGATTCTCACGCCGGTGGTGGTTCGTGCCGACGCTGCGCTTCACAACACCACCACCCAGGACCACGGCCTCGACCGTGCCCTCGATCAATGGCTGATCGAAGGGGCCGCGCCGGCGCTCGACGATGCTGAACCCGTTCGGCTTCGCCACCTGATCCGCAACGTGAACCGAACCGTCGGCACGCTGCTCGGCCACGAGGTGACCAAGCGCTACGGGGGCGAGGGGCTGCCCGAGGACACCATCGAGGTCGACCTCGTCGGCTCGGCCGGCAACAGCTTCGGCGCCTTCATTCCTCGAGGGGTCACCCTTCGCCTCGAGGGCGATGCCAACGACTACGTCGGAAAGGGCCTGTCCGGCGGGCGGATCGTGGTTCGGCCGCCGGCGTCGAGCACCTTTGTCGCCACCGACAACGTGATCGCCGGAAACGTGATCGGTTACGGCGCCACCGGTGGTGAAGTGTTTCTCCGCGGCAGGGTCGGCGAGCGTTTCGCGGTGCGGAACTCGGGCGCAACCCTGGTCGTCGAAGGCGTCGGCGACCACGGATGTGAGTACATGACCGGCGGTCGGGTGATCGTGCTGGGCGAGACCGGCCGCAACTTCGGCGCCGGCATGTCCGGCGGAATTGCGTTCGTGTATGACCCCGACACGACCTTCGGGTCGCGCCTCAACACCGAGATGGTCGCCATCGAAGACCTCACGGCCGACGACGAGGCCTTCCTCACCGCCACGATCGGCCGTCATCTTGCCGAGACCGGCTCGGATGTCGCTCAGCTCGTGCTCAACGATCCTGCGGCGCTGGGCAGCTTCCGCAAGGTCATGCCCACCGACTATCGCCGGGTGCTCGACGCGATCGCCGTCGCCGAACAGACCGGGGCCGACGTCGACGACGCCGTCATGGCCGCCGCCCGGGCGTAG
- a CDS encoding DUF742 domain-containing protein codes for MTTSPDSFDDRMMRIRPYALTGGRTRPAVELTLETLVRTNDRGWAIRHELSSEERRILDYAANPISIAELSAHLGVVLGVARVLVADLVTSGSLDRSSPATQAVEAHRDVSLLERVLDGLQAL; via the coding sequence GTGACGACCTCGCCCGACTCGTTTGACGACCGGATGATGCGCATCCGGCCGTACGCGTTGACCGGAGGTCGAACGCGTCCAGCGGTCGAATTGACCCTTGAGACCCTCGTGCGGACCAATGACCGGGGTTGGGCCATTCGCCACGAGCTCAGTTCCGAGGAGCGACGCATCCTCGACTACGCCGCGAACCCCATCTCGATCGCTGAGCTGTCAGCGCACCTCGGCGTCGTATTGGGCGTCGCACGGGTGCTCGTTGCCGATCTCGTCACTTCGGGTTCACTCGATCGAAGTTCTCCAGCCACTCAGGCGGTCGAGGCGCATCGCGACGTCTCGCTTCTCGAAAGGGTCCTCGATGGTCTCCAGGCACTTTGA
- a CDS encoding glycosyltransferase family 2 protein: MSAPVTVVIVHWNQSDACIETVRAFDAQGVDLRYLIADNASRPEHLEKLRAEFGRRGDIAILQNTVNGGFSGGANLGLSAWLADREGSDWALLCPHDVALDPGCVRQLLDSARAEPMAGLACADVGDGMTPYIDPYFGGMTMPGDPTPGWQPAAYPHGTLMALRRDCLVEVGLFDASYFAYCEEAELALRARDAGWTCGLVRGARVRNVTIGSSVALVEYLQTRNTLRLVRSMSGRYHATIRLIIHLGQALRWTVHPDKAPYIFDRRARLLGIRDFLAGRSGAPPADL; this comes from the coding sequence ATGAGTGCTCCGGTCACCGTCGTCATCGTCCACTGGAATCAGTCCGATGCCTGCATCGAGACGGTGCGGGCCTTCGACGCGCAGGGCGTGGACCTTCGGTACCTGATCGCCGACAACGCGTCGAGACCCGAACACCTCGAAAAGCTGCGCGCGGAGTTCGGCCGCCGAGGAGATATCGCCATCTTGCAGAACACGGTGAACGGCGGGTTCAGCGGGGGTGCGAACCTGGGCCTGTCCGCCTGGCTCGCCGACCGCGAGGGCAGCGACTGGGCCTTGTTGTGCCCTCACGACGTCGCACTCGACCCGGGTTGTGTCCGCCAGCTTCTCGATTCGGCGCGCGCGGAACCCATGGCCGGGCTGGCATGCGCCGATGTCGGCGATGGCATGACCCCCTACATCGACCCGTACTTCGGCGGCATGACCATGCCCGGAGACCCGACCCCCGGCTGGCAACCAGCGGCCTACCCCCACGGCACGCTGATGGCGCTTCGGCGTGACTGCCTCGTAGAGGTCGGTCTGTTCGATGCTTCCTACTTCGCCTACTGCGAGGAGGCGGAACTGGCGTTGCGGGCCCGTGATGCCGGTTGGACCTGCGGGTTGGTTCGCGGTGCCCGGGTCCGCAACGTGACCATCGGATCGTCGGTGGCGCTGGTCGAGTATCTCCAGACCCGCAACACCCTGCGCCTCGTCCGGTCGATGTCGGGCCGGTACCACGCCACGATTCGGCTGATCATCCATCTGGGCCAGGCATTGCGATGGACGGTGCACCCCGACAAGGCGCCCTACATTTTCGACCGTCGCGCCCGTTTGCTGGGCATACGCGATTTCCTGGCCGGACGCAGCGGAGCGCCGCCGGCCGATCTGTGA
- a CDS encoding DUF4388 domain-containing protein: MSADPQTETHPIAAAPAARVAATLQGSLDTLSVRDVLALLAGSRRTGRLVVRPAQPLWLVLHDGRIVHAGASSTMVLPRHLLSIGALTAGDLEQMFSLSNASVSASLSPAEVLAMLQRAAEDGTLDPEALSTAIFELSVSTVTDLLSVPERDHRGELNTLVFTENDGVAFAPDRTVDLDDVVKAADSDLASLAEVESRIGDLESRVRRVQRLHRGTGSVTLDALDWAALAEIDGRATLAQLGHRLGLGRGRLYRLVESLLERGLVEPA, encoded by the coding sequence GTGAGCGCCGACCCGCAGACCGAGACGCACCCCATCGCCGCGGCGCCCGCGGCGCGGGTCGCCGCAACGTTGCAGGGGTCGCTCGACACCCTGTCGGTTCGAGACGTGCTCGCCCTGTTGGCCGGCTCACGGCGTACCGGCCGTCTCGTCGTACGCCCCGCTCAACCGCTGTGGCTCGTGCTGCACGACGGGCGCATCGTTCACGCGGGGGCCTCCTCGACGATGGTGCTTCCCCGGCACCTGCTCTCGATCGGGGCGCTGACCGCGGGCGACCTTGAACAGATGTTTTCGCTCAGCAACGCCTCGGTGAGCGCGTCGCTGTCCCCTGCCGAGGTACTCGCCATGTTGCAGCGGGCCGCCGAGGACGGCACCCTCGATCCCGAGGCGCTCAGCACCGCGATCTTCGAATTGAGCGTCTCGACGGTGACCGATCTGCTCTCGGTTCCCGAACGCGACCACCGCGGCGAACTCAACACGCTCGTGTTCACCGAAAACGACGGAGTGGCCTTTGCCCCGGACCGGACCGTCGACCTCGACGACGTGGTCAAGGCTGCGGACAGCGACCTGGCATCGCTCGCTGAGGTCGAGAGCCGAATCGGCGACCTCGAATCCCGGGTGCGAAGGGTGCAGCGCCTGCATCGCGGCACCGGCTCGGTCACCCTCGATGCGCTCGATTGGGCCGCGCTGGCCGAGATCGACGGGCGCGCCACACTCGCCCAGCTCGGGCACCGCCTCGGCCTCGGCCGCGGTCGGCTCTACCGGCTTGTCGAGTCGTTGCTCGAACGCGGACTCGTCGAGCCCGCCTGA
- a CDS encoding CapA family protein yields MPPKLDAEPPSKRRRIAVAALGTAGVLLIAAALVGRAAGVRADEAAMDELAARVDASADREEFSPTPEESAVATDDDPSADGPGASVLGATTLPPDPSSPRAQTGSGEAVTFLFGGDVHLDGPLATTLRDHPERILDGLQPALSVADVSIVNLETAVTERGTAAPKAFNFRAPASIYSVLSDGGVDVIASANNHTLDYGRVGFDDTLAAAAQAAAPVIGIGADDTAAFAPWTRTINGQRIAVINATDVLDAAFTSTWAASPTQGGVASAKDTERLLGAVRNARAEVDTLVVYLHWGAEATTCPTGRQVSLADQLIEAGADIIVGGHQHRVLSGGFRGDAYVGYGLGNLVFKTSSAAGRETGLLRVTITGRRVDGAEWLPGRIGPDFTPDLLFGAEADAAMESWNAKRTCTNLTALPGS; encoded by the coding sequence GTGCCTCCGAAACTCGACGCGGAACCGCCGTCGAAGCGGCGCCGCATCGCCGTGGCCGCGCTCGGCACCGCCGGGGTGTTGCTCATCGCTGCGGCACTCGTCGGACGTGCGGCCGGCGTGCGCGCGGATGAGGCCGCCATGGACGAACTCGCTGCCCGCGTCGACGCCTCCGCGGATCGCGAGGAGTTCTCACCAACGCCGGAGGAGTCGGCGGTCGCGACCGACGACGACCCGTCGGCCGACGGTCCCGGCGCATCGGTCCTCGGGGCGACCACGCTGCCGCCGGATCCGTCCTCGCCCCGCGCCCAGACCGGTTCAGGCGAAGCCGTCACCTTTCTGTTCGGCGGCGACGTTCACCTCGACGGGCCCTTGGCGACGACCCTGCGCGATCACCCCGAGCGCATCCTCGATGGGTTGCAGCCGGCGCTGTCGGTCGCTGATGTCTCGATCGTAAACCTCGAAACAGCGGTCACCGAACGCGGGACTGCGGCGCCGAAGGCCTTCAATTTCCGCGCACCGGCGTCGATCTATTCGGTGCTCAGCGATGGTGGCGTCGACGTCATCGCGTCGGCGAATAACCACACCCTCGATTACGGACGCGTCGGCTTCGACGACACCCTCGCCGCAGCCGCGCAGGCGGCCGCACCGGTCATCGGCATCGGCGCCGACGACACCGCTGCGTTCGCCCCGTGGACGCGCACCATCAACGGGCAACGGATTGCGGTGATCAACGCCACCGACGTCCTCGACGCGGCATTCACCTCGACCTGGGCCGCATCGCCGACCCAGGGCGGGGTCGCCTCAGCCAAGGACACCGAGCGTCTGCTCGGGGCGGTGCGCAATGCCCGGGCCGAAGTCGACACCCTCGTGGTGTACCTGCACTGGGGCGCCGAGGCGACGACGTGCCCGACCGGACGTCAGGTGAGCCTCGCCGATCAGTTGATCGAGGCGGGTGCCGACATCATCGTGGGCGGGCACCAGCATCGGGTGCTTTCCGGAGGTTTCCGCGGCGACGCGTACGTCGGATACGGACTGGGAAACCTGGTGTTCAAGACCTCGAGCGCCGCGGGCCGCGAGACCGGGCTCCTGCGGGTGACGATCACCGGTCGACGCGTCGACGGCGCCGAGTGGTTGCCTGGGCGCATCGGCCCCGACTTCACCCCGGATCTGTTGTTCGGCGCCGAGGCCGACGCCGCGATGGAATCCTGGAACGCCAAGCGCACCTGCACCAACCTCACCGCCCTGCCTGGGTCCTGA
- a CDS encoding glutamate synthase subunit beta, producing MGNPSGFLQHPRTLPQRRPVPVRLRDWKEVYEDFDEDVLREQASRCMDCGIPFCNNGCPLGNIIPDWNDLVYRGHWRDAIERLHATNNFPEFTGRLCPAPCEGACVLGINQDPVTIKQVEVTIIDHAWEQGWVKPIRPQKISGKSVAVIGSGPAGLAAAQQLTRAGHQVVVYERADRVGGLLRYGIPEFKMEKRHLDRRIAQMRAEGTVFLTNHTVGIDVTAEHLRSNYDAVVLAVGATQARDLPIPGRDALGVYQAMEYLPPANRGAYGDYEPSESPIHAEGKHVIIIGGGDTGADCLGTAHRQGAASVHQFEIMPRPSDTRPDANPWPTFPMVYKVTSAHEEGGERVYSVNTEEFLKDEEGNLVGLRFVEVEQRFVDGRMTFEKVEGSETVLEADLVFLAMGFTGPENGPLLSQLGVELDERTNIARDDQFATNVDGVFVAGDAGRGQSLIVWAIAEGRAAAAAVDAHLMGSTDLPAPIVPTDRPLV from the coding sequence ATGGGAAACCCGTCCGGATTCCTCCAGCACCCACGCACCCTGCCCCAGCGCCGTCCCGTTCCCGTGCGCCTTCGCGACTGGAAGGAGGTGTATGAGGACTTCGACGAGGACGTGCTGCGCGAGCAGGCGAGCCGTTGCATGGACTGCGGCATCCCGTTCTGCAACAACGGTTGTCCGCTCGGCAACATCATTCCCGACTGGAACGACCTGGTGTACCGGGGTCATTGGCGCGATGCCATCGAACGGTTGCATGCCACCAACAACTTTCCCGAGTTCACCGGGCGGTTGTGCCCGGCGCCGTGCGAGGGTGCCTGCGTGCTGGGCATCAACCAGGACCCGGTGACGATCAAGCAGGTCGAGGTGACCATCATCGACCACGCGTGGGAACAGGGCTGGGTCAAGCCGATCCGTCCCCAGAAGATCTCCGGCAAGTCGGTCGCCGTCATCGGTTCGGGCCCCGCCGGCCTTGCCGCGGCTCAACAATTGACCCGTGCCGGACATCAGGTCGTCGTGTATGAACGGGCCGATCGCGTGGGTGGTCTGCTGCGCTACGGCATCCCCGAATTCAAGATGGAAAAGCGTCACCTCGATCGTCGTATCGCCCAGATGCGTGCCGAGGGCACCGTGTTTCTCACGAATCACACCGTCGGCATCGACGTGACCGCCGAGCACCTTCGCAGCAACTACGACGCGGTCGTGTTGGCGGTGGGCGCCACCCAGGCACGCGACCTCCCGATCCCCGGTCGGGACGCGCTCGGCGTCTATCAGGCCATGGAGTATCTCCCTCCGGCGAACCGTGGCGCGTATGGCGACTACGAGCCATCGGAGTCACCCATCCACGCCGAGGGCAAGCACGTCATCATCATCGGTGGTGGCGACACGGGTGCGGATTGCCTCGGCACGGCACATCGACAGGGCGCCGCATCGGTGCACCAGTTCGAGATCATGCCGCGACCCAGCGACACCCGTCCCGATGCCAACCCGTGGCCGACGTTTCCGATGGTCTACAAGGTCACCTCTGCCCACGAGGAGGGCGGCGAGCGAGTCTATTCGGTCAACACCGAGGAGTTCCTGAAGGACGAGGAGGGGAACCTGGTCGGCCTGCGGTTCGTCGAGGTCGAACAGCGCTTCGTCGATGGTCGCATGACCTTCGAGAAAGTCGAGGGGTCCGAGACGGTTCTGGAGGCCGACCTGGTGTTCCTGGCCATGGGATTCACCGGTCCGGAAAACGGGCCGCTGTTGAGCCAACTCGGTGTCGAACTCGACGAGCGCACCAACATCGCACGCGACGATCAGTTCGCCACCAATGTCGACGGCGTATTCGTCGCCGGCGATGCCGGTCGTGGGCAGAGCCTGATCGTGTGGGCGATCGCCGAGGGGCGCGCTGCGGCAGCCGCGGTCGACGCTCATCTCATGGGTAGCACCGACCTTCCCGCTCCGATCGTGCCGACCGATCGGCCGCTGGTGTAG
- a CDS encoding ATP/GTP-binding protein yields MVSRHFDDMGAPNGSEGALSAPHQPMNVPIPVKIVVAGGFGVGKTTFVNSISEIDPLRTEAAMTDRSIGVDEINVATAKSATTVAMDFGRVTLGNDELILYLFGTPGQERFHFMWDELVKGAIGAVVLVDTTRLADSFAAIDYFEQRGLPFVVGVNCFHGAVRHRLEDVRDALALNPAVPLFPTDARARNATQQALIVLVQHAMAAASA; encoded by the coding sequence ATGGTCTCCAGGCACTTTGACGACATGGGTGCGCCCAACGGGTCCGAGGGGGCACTGTCGGCCCCGCATCAACCGATGAACGTTCCGATCCCGGTGAAGATCGTGGTCGCCGGCGGGTTCGGCGTCGGCAAGACCACGTTCGTGAACTCGATCTCCGAGATCGATCCGCTGCGCACCGAGGCCGCCATGACCGACCGCAGCATCGGCGTCGACGAAATCAACGTTGCAACCGCCAAGTCGGCGACGACGGTGGCGATGGACTTCGGTCGGGTGACCCTCGGCAACGATGAGCTGATCCTGTATCTGTTCGGCACACCCGGTCAGGAGCGGTTCCATTTCATGTGGGATGAGCTGGTGAAAGGCGCCATCGGGGCGGTCGTTCTGGTCGACACCACCCGCCTCGCCGACTCCTTCGCCGCCATCGACTATTTCGAGCAGCGCGGCCTGCCGTTCGTCGTGGGGGTCAACTGCTTCCACGGCGCCGTTCGTCACCGGCTTGAAGACGTTCGGGACGCGCTGGCGTTGAACCCCGCGGTGCCGCTGTTCCCGACCGACGCCCGGGCGCGAAACGCCACGCAACAGGCGTTGATCGTGCTGGTCCAGCACGCGATGGCGGCCGCGAGCGCGTAG
- a CDS encoding roadblock/LC7 domain-containing protein, whose protein sequence is MTIISEQAGNVSFLVSNFADRVPGVRDAIVLSADGLLMAMSSGMTRESADRFAAAASGLIGLAHGASAPFGCGRVTEVVIELEHGFMFVTGIGDGSSMAVVSDAGCDVGLVGYEMARLAERCGAVLTPELRAELQGALAR, encoded by the coding sequence ATGACGATCATCAGCGAACAAGCCGGCAATGTGAGCTTTCTCGTGTCGAATTTCGCCGACCGGGTGCCGGGCGTGCGCGACGCGATCGTGCTGTCCGCCGACGGGTTGCTCATGGCGATGAGTTCGGGGATGACACGCGAGTCCGCCGACCGTTTCGCCGCGGCAGCCTCGGGACTCATCGGGCTCGCCCATGGTGCGTCGGCGCCGTTTGGGTGCGGCCGGGTGACCGAGGTCGTGATCGAACTCGAACACGGTTTCATGTTCGTGACCGGGATCGGCGACGGCAGTTCGATGGCGGTCGTTTCCGATGCTGGTTGCGACGTGGGTCTGGTGGGCTATGAGATGGCGCGTCTGGCCGAGCGCTGCGGCGCGGTGTTGACCCCCGAGCTGCGCGCCGAGTTGCAGGGAGCGCTCGCCCGGTGA